ACGAAAAAAGGCTGGGATACAGAAGGTTTAGCAGATTTTATTGAAGAGAAAATGGAACATGAAGAGAGTATTTTATGTATTTTAAATACAAAAAAAGTCGTTAGGTTGTTGTTTGATTCATTATCAGAAAGAAATTTAGACGCTGATATTTACCATTTAAGTACAACCATGTGTGCAGCTCATAGAAAAGAGATTTTAGAGAAAGTAAAAAGAAAGTTAGATGCTAAGGAAAGGGTGATTTGTTTAAGCACGCAATTAATAGAGGCGGGAGTTGATATTAGTTTCGGTTCTGTTATTCGTTCTTTATCTGGATTAGATTCGATTGCTCAAGCAGCTGGAAGGTGTAATCGCCATAAGGAAAAAGAAGTAGGGAACGTCTATATTATTAATCATAGAGAGGAAAATCTGGATAACTTGAAAACAATCAAAGTAGGTAAAAAAATCACCTACAAAATGTTATTTGATAGGAAAGGGGATTTAAGTGATGTACTATCGTCCCAAACAATTGAACATTATTTTCAGCTTTTTTACAATGAATTAGAAGATGAGTTAGATTATTATATTCCTTCTTTAAAAAATAACATGATGTCCATGTTAGATAGAAACAAACAATATTATCAAGAATATTTTCATAAAACAGGAAAATCTCTCCCTCTTATACAAAAGAGTGCAATTGGAACAGCGGCGAACCACTTTCAAGTGATTCAATCAGCAGCACACACCGTAATTGTTCCTTACGGAGAGGGGAATGAAATTATCGCTGACTTAAATGAAAATCTATCAATTGAAAAGTTGTCAACAACATTGAAAAAAGCGCAACAATATTCGATTGGGGTTTATGAACATGAACTGAACAAATTGTCGATTAGCCATGGTATTGAATATTTACATGATGGAAGATTTATTGAGTTAAAAGAGAAATTTTATGATGAAAGATATGGTTTGAATGTTGAAGGTGATGCAGAAATGAGATTTTTAGATTTATAGTTATTAATTTACAGGAGGTGAGAGTATGAGGAATTCAATACAGTTTGAAGTTCACGGTAAATATGCGCTTTTTACCGATCCAGTTACAAAAATAGGAGGTGAAAAGTCCTCTTATATGGTTCCTACTTATCAAGCATTGAAAGGGATCGTTGAATCCATATATTGGAAACCAACCATTGTCTGGATTGTTGATGAAGTGCGTGTATTAAACCCTATCCAAATGGAGTCAAAAGGAATCCGGCCAATTAAGTATTTTAGTGATGAAAATGACTTAGCTTACTATTCCTATTTAAGGGATGTAAAATACGAAATAAGTGCTCATTTTGAATTTAACTATCATCGTGAGGATCTAGCATTTGATCGAAACGAACATAAACATCATAACATAGCTAAAAGAAGTGTGAAAGTCGGAGGAAGGAGAGACGTTTTTTTAGGAACGAGGGAGTGTCAAGGGTATGTAGAACCAATCACACCAGGAACTAAAGGTTTTTATGATGATTATCAAGGTGAGATTCATTTAGGGACTATGGTTCATGGTATCAATTATCCTGATGAGACAGGAAAGGACAAAATGGAAACAAGACTGTGGAACCCAGTAATGAAACAAGGAGTAATAAAGTTTATTCGCCCAGAGGATTGTACCATGGTCCGAGAGATTAAAGAGGCATCTCCAAAGCCTTTTTCTGAAAATGATATTACGTCCGTGGAACAATTATATGAAGAATGGAACTAGGGAGGGAAGGAATTGAGCTGGTTACAAAACCTTTATGAGACATATGAAAATAACTTTGACATGGTAGGAAGGTTTGAAAAAAATTCTGAGGGTGAAGAGTTTACACTACTTCCTTTATATCACACAAATTTAATAGCACATATTGAGATTGTAGTTAATGAACAAGGTGAATTTGTTTGGGCTGATGTTGTTAAGAAAGAAGACTCTTACACTGTTAGCCCATGTACAGAAGATTCTCAAAGCAGGACAAGAAAGGCAACACCACATCCTCTTCATGACGGAATCAAATATGTGGCAGGGGATTTTGTAGATTATGGGGGAGAAGAAAAGTTTAAGGAGGCTAATGAATTATATTTAAACAACTTTAAAGAAATGATCCTACATCCCAACTGCCATCCGAAAATAAAGAGCATATACCAATATATTAAAAAGAAAACAATTATTAAGGATTTATATGAACATGGAAAAATAAAGATAGATGATAATAATCAGTTAATTAAAAAATGGTCAAAAAATGGTGATAAACCTGAATTATATAAAGTAGCTTCTGATATCTCAAAAGCAGTTGTCCGTTTTGATGTTCACCTTGAAGGTGAGATGACTGATAAGGTTTGGAAGGATAAAGATGTGTTCGATTCATATATTGAATACTATTCCTCTCGTTTAGATGGTGAAGATTTATGTTATGTTACTCTAATTGAGTAAAAATCAATACAAAAATTACCAACAAAAATGAAATGACAAGTACCCTAGGCAACTAAAAGCTCTTTTTTAATCTTTTCAAGTTCTTCTCCTTGAGTTGCTTGATCATATACAAACCTAATGATGCTACCAAACTTTTGATTCCTGATTTCATGGAGAGCTTCGCAAAATTTTGTGCCTTTTAAAAGGCTTGCGAAAATATAGGTGAAGTTTAAAATTGTCCAATATCTCAAGATCGCTTTTTCACTGCGAATCTGATATCCATCAAAACCTAACGATCCTTTTATTTGTTTAAAATACGTTTCAATTGACCATCGTTTGGAGTAGTAGTCTAAGATTTTCTTTGTGGATAGCTGTATATCTGTACATAGGAAGCTGCGTACGTTTTTAGGCTCCATTGGTTCGCCTTCTTTGAAGCAAAGCAATACAACACCAAGCTCTAAATCATTCAGTTTTCCTTCGTAACGATAGACTCGATAGGTTTCATCACCAACGGT
This portion of the Bacillus carboniphilus genome encodes:
- the cas5c gene encoding type I-C CRISPR-associated protein Cas5c, with translation MRNSIQFEVHGKYALFTDPVTKIGGEKSSYMVPTYQALKGIVESIYWKPTIVWIVDEVRVLNPIQMESKGIRPIKYFSDENDLAYYSYLRDVKYEISAHFEFNYHREDLAFDRNEHKHHNIAKRSVKVGGRRDVFLGTRECQGYVEPITPGTKGFYDDYQGEIHLGTMVHGINYPDETGKDKMETRLWNPVMKQGVIKFIRPEDCTMVREIKEASPKPFSENDITSVEQLYEEWN
- a CDS encoding type I-C CRISPR-associated protein Cas8c/Csd1 — translated: MSWLQNLYETYENNFDMVGRFEKNSEGEEFTLLPLYHTNLIAHIEIVVNEQGEFVWADVVKKEDSYTVSPCTEDSQSRTRKATPHPLHDGIKYVAGDFVDYGGEEKFKEANELYLNNFKEMILHPNCHPKIKSIYQYIKKKTIIKDLYEHGKIKIDDNNQLIKKWSKNGDKPELYKVASDISKAVVRFDVHLEGEMTDKVWKDKDVFDSYIEYYSSRLDGEDLCYVTLIE